The following coding sequences lie in one Flagellimonas eckloniae genomic window:
- a CDS encoding Tex family protein gives MQLIPYIKKHTQLSEKSIENTVALLNEDCTIPFISRYRKERTGNLDEVQVGEIVKFKAEFEALEKRKLGIIKAVEEQGLLTPELQSKFQNCADLTSLEDLYLPFKKSKKTKAEVARKNGLEPLAKIIMAQRSDEIEFIASKYLNNEIVNEDDALEGARHIIAEWINERSDIRNQLRNQLERHAQITSKVVKTKKDEEKAQKFRDYFDWSEPLNRCPSHRFLAIMRAEKEGFIRIKIEIDTDRALDNIERRIIKSNNACTAQIELAIADAYKRLLFPSLSNELLKNAKDKADTDAIQVFSKNLKQLLLGAPLGEKRILAIDPGFRTGCKVVCLDAQSDLKHNETIYPHAPQNDSSGAIKKISSLVDAHKIEAIAIGNGTASRETERLVKRIHFKNPIEVFVVSEAGASIYSASKIARDEFPNYDVTVRGAVSIGRRLADPLAELVKIDAKSIGVGQYQHDVDQTKLKTSLDTVVESCVNSVGVNINTASIPLLSYVSGIGPKLAENIVAYRNENGAFKSRAEIKKVPRLGGKAFEQGAGFLRIKDAENPLDDSAVHPESYPIVTKMAKDKSIPLSDIIRNKTVLERIDLKSYCTETIGLPTLKDILEELEKPGLDRREKAKVFTFNQNIKQITDLQPGQLLPGIVNNITNFGCFVDIGIKESGLIHVSNLSDSFVKDVNAHVSLHQQIVVKVLDVDVPRKRIQLALHKKN, from the coding sequence TAAATGAGGATTGCACCATTCCTTTTATTTCACGTTATAGAAAAGAGCGCACAGGGAATCTTGATGAAGTCCAGGTAGGTGAAATTGTAAAATTCAAAGCTGAGTTTGAAGCTTTGGAAAAAAGAAAATTGGGCATTATAAAAGCAGTTGAAGAACAAGGGCTCCTAACCCCAGAGCTACAATCAAAGTTTCAAAATTGCGCAGATTTAACAAGCCTGGAAGATTTATATCTCCCTTTCAAAAAAAGCAAGAAAACAAAAGCAGAGGTCGCTCGTAAAAATGGTTTGGAGCCCTTAGCCAAAATCATTATGGCCCAACGGAGTGATGAGATTGAGTTCATCGCCTCCAAATACCTCAACAATGAAATCGTAAATGAAGATGATGCCCTTGAAGGTGCACGTCATATTATTGCGGAATGGATCAATGAACGTTCCGACATTCGAAATCAGCTTAGAAATCAGTTGGAGCGCCATGCCCAAATCACTTCAAAAGTTGTCAAAACCAAAAAAGATGAGGAGAAAGCACAGAAGTTCCGCGACTATTTTGATTGGAGCGAACCGTTAAATCGTTGCCCTTCCCACAGGTTTTTGGCCATTATGAGAGCAGAAAAAGAAGGTTTCATCCGCATAAAAATTGAAATTGATACCGATAGGGCACTTGACAATATCGAAAGACGCATCATAAAATCAAACAATGCCTGTACCGCTCAAATAGAATTGGCCATTGCCGATGCCTACAAACGGCTTTTATTTCCCTCATTGTCCAACGAGCTTTTAAAAAATGCCAAGGACAAGGCTGATACCGATGCCATTCAAGTGTTCTCCAAAAACCTAAAACAGTTGTTGCTTGGTGCACCTTTAGGTGAAAAACGAATATTGGCTATTGACCCTGGTTTTAGAACGGGCTGTAAAGTGGTTTGCTTGGATGCTCAGAGTGATTTAAAACACAACGAGACCATATATCCACATGCGCCCCAAAATGATAGCTCCGGCGCTATTAAAAAGATAAGTTCTTTGGTGGATGCACATAAAATTGAAGCCATCGCCATAGGTAATGGAACAGCATCACGGGAAACTGAGCGACTGGTAAAACGCATTCATTTTAAGAATCCAATCGAAGTTTTTGTGGTGAGTGAAGCCGGCGCTTCCATCTATTCGGCATCTAAAATTGCTCGTGATGAATTTCCCAATTACGATGTTACCGTTAGAGGTGCAGTTTCCATTGGTCGCCGTTTGGCCGACCCCTTGGCAGAATTGGTGAAAATAGATGCCAAATCCATAGGCGTGGGGCAATACCAACACGATGTGGACCAGACCAAACTAAAAACTTCTTTGGACACCGTTGTGGAAAGTTGCGTAAACTCTGTAGGTGTCAATATCAACACAGCAAGCATTCCTTTGTTAAGTTACGTTTCGGGCATTGGTCCCAAACTAGCTGAAAACATAGTGGCATATAGGAATGAAAATGGCGCTTTTAAAAGTAGGGCAGAGATAAAAAAAGTACCTCGCTTGGGAGGAAAGGCATTTGAGCAAGGAGCTGGTTTTTTACGAATTAAAGATGCTGAAAATCCGTTGGATGATTCTGCTGTACATCCCGAAAGCTATCCCATAGTAACAAAAATGGCAAAAGATAAAAGCATCCCCTTATCAGATATCATCAGAAACAAAACGGTATTGGAACGTATTGACCTAAAATCATACTGCACAGAAACCATAGGACTGCCCACCTTGAAAGATATTCTTGAGGAATTGGAAAAACCAGGATTGGATCGCAGGGAAAAAGCCAAGGTATTTACCTTCAACCAAAACATTAAACAAATTACAGATCTACAACCGGGTCAACTGCTCCCCGGAATTGTAAATAATATTACCAATTTTGGATGTTTTGTGGATATTGGCATTAAAGAAAGTGGACTAATCCATGTTTCAAACCTATCGGATTCGTTTGTGAAGGATGTCAATGCCCATGTAAGCTTGCACCAGCAAATTGTGGTTAAGGTTTTGGATGTTGATGTACCAAGAAAGCGCATTCAATTGGCTTTGCACAAGAAAAATTGA
- a CDS encoding histone deacetylase: MLKIAYHPIYKHPLPDGHRFPMIKYELLPEQLLHEGTCTEANFFRPELPSDAPILAIHDSTYYHELVNLKIKPSAARKIGFPLSEVLVKRERIIADGTIKGCEFALKHGIAMNIAGGTHHAYSNRGEAFCMLNDQAIGARYLQNCGLAKKILIIDLDVHQGNGTAEIFQKDDSVFTFSMHGSGNYPFKKEVSDLDIPLEKGTTDGKYLSILKGTLPELLEKVRPDFVFYLCGVDVLETDKLGTLGMSLQGCKERDQYVLQTCFEAKIPVQCSMGGGYSPNIKIIVEAHANTFRLAQDIYA, translated from the coding sequence ATGCTGAAAATTGCCTATCACCCCATCTATAAACATCCCCTGCCTGATGGGCATCGGTTTCCCATGATCAAATATGAACTTTTGCCCGAACAGTTGCTCCATGAAGGCACCTGCACTGAAGCAAATTTTTTTCGCCCTGAACTCCCCAGCGATGCACCTATTCTGGCCATACATGATTCAACATATTATCATGAATTGGTCAATCTAAAAATCAAACCAAGTGCGGCACGCAAAATTGGTTTTCCGTTAAGTGAGGTTTTGGTAAAACGAGAACGCATTATTGCGGATGGCACCATAAAAGGATGTGAATTTGCTTTGAAACATGGTATTGCCATGAACATTGCTGGAGGCACGCATCATGCTTACTCCAACAGAGGTGAGGCCTTTTGTATGCTAAATGACCAAGCGATTGGCGCACGATATCTTCAAAACTGCGGACTGGCGAAAAAAATTCTTATTATAGACCTGGACGTTCATCAAGGTAACGGAACTGCCGAAATCTTCCAGAAAGATGACTCAGTTTTCACCTTTTCAATGCACGGTAGTGGCAATTATCCCTTCAAAAAAGAAGTATCAGATTTAGATATTCCTTTGGAAAAGGGAACAACAGATGGGAAATATCTTTCCATTTTAAAAGGAACCCTTCCTGAACTACTTGAAAAAGTACGACCAGACTTTGTCTTTTATTTATGTGGAGTGGATGTTCTTGAGACGGATAAGTTGGGAACCTTGGGCATGTCCTTACAGGGGTGCAAGGAACGTGACCAGTATGTACTTCAAACGTGTTTTGAGGCCAAAATTCCTGTCCAATGCAGCATGGGTGGTGGGTATTCCCCAAATATCAAAATAATTGTTGAAGCACATGCAAATACCTTCAGGTTAGCCCAGGATATTTATGCTTAG
- a CDS encoding ferritin, with amino-acid sequence MLSKKLEEALNNQIRIEAESSQVYLSMASWAEVKGLEGVAGFMYGHSDEERMHMLKLVKYVNERGGHAIVSDLKAPETEFGTLPKMLQRLYDHEVFVSQSINELVHVTLEEKDYATHNFLQWYVAEQLEEEALARTVLDKINLIGDDKGGLYLFDRDIQQLIVESAASDTAGE; translated from the coding sequence ATGTTATCAAAAAAATTAGAAGAGGCCCTGAACAACCAAATACGAATTGAAGCTGAATCATCTCAAGTCTATCTTTCTATGGCTTCATGGGCAGAGGTAAAGGGCTTGGAAGGAGTTGCAGGGTTTATGTATGGACATTCGGATGAGGAGCGTATGCATATGCTCAAATTGGTAAAGTATGTAAATGAACGAGGAGGACATGCCATAGTTTCGGATTTAAAAGCGCCGGAAACAGAATTTGGCACGTTGCCCAAAATGTTACAGCGATTGTATGATCATGAGGTTTTTGTTTCACAAAGTATTAATGAATTGGTACATGTAACCTTGGAAGAAAAAGATTATGCCACCCATAATTTTTTACAGTGGTATGTTGCTGAACAGTTGGAAGAAGAGGCATTGGCACGAACAGTATTGGATAAAATCAATCTAATCGGTGATGATAAGGGTGGGCTTTATCTTTTTGATCGCGACATTCAGCAACTTATTGTTGAAAGTGCTGCTTCGGATACCGCTGGGGAATAA
- a CDS encoding single-stranded DNA-binding protein, with product MNSLRNKVQLIGNLGNDPEMVILENGNKLAKFSIATNETYKNSDGEKVTDTQWHNVVAWGKTAEIVENYLVKGKEVAIEGKLTSLSYETKEGEKRYITEIKCNELLMLGK from the coding sequence ATGAATTCACTTAGAAACAAAGTACAGTTGATTGGAAACTTAGGAAATGACCCGGAAATGGTAATCTTGGAAAACGGTAATAAACTTGCCAAGTTTTCCATTGCTACCAATGAGACCTACAAAAACTCAGATGGGGAGAAGGTAACGGACACACAATGGCATAATGTGGTAGCTTGGGGAAAGACTGCTGAGATTGTAGAAAACTATTTGGTAAAAGGTAAAGAAGTGGCTATTGAAGGGAAGCTTACATCGCTATCGTATGAAACCAAAGAAGGGGAAAAGCGATATATCACAGAAATAAAATGTAATGAGCTTTTAATGTTAGGAAAGTAA
- a CDS encoding IS1595 family transposase has translation MQFKSLPQLLDYFKDEATGIAYYENIRWGNEPACPHCGCTNPYKTNRGWKCRDKDCHKKFTVRVGTIFENSKIPFRIWFAAIWLATEHKKGISSVQLAIDLGITQKTGWFVLHRIREMLRDKAPQMLGENKMVETDATYIGGKESNKHLRKRRSQDDKNLTNEGKPYKAKKAIIGIIERDGKVALKHVSGETTNNMVDFVKTHVPADSTIYSDEAAAYKQLKKTYKHDNVKHSLNIYVEGQVHTNTIENFWSVLKRGLYGVYHQVSDKHISRYLDEYAARFNNRTLTSNERFNQFLEDSESVLSYKELTALS, from the coding sequence ATGCAATTCAAGTCACTACCACAACTTTTAGATTACTTCAAGGACGAGGCCACAGGAATAGCGTACTACGAAAACATTCGCTGGGGAAATGAGCCTGCCTGTCCACATTGTGGCTGTACCAATCCATATAAGACCAATAGGGGTTGGAAATGTCGTGATAAGGATTGCCACAAAAAGTTTACCGTTAGGGTAGGGACTATTTTTGAAAACTCAAAGATTCCTTTCCGTATATGGTTCGCTGCAATCTGGTTGGCAACGGAACACAAAAAAGGAATCTCTAGCGTACAACTTGCAATTGACTTGGGAATTACCCAGAAAACTGGATGGTTCGTTTTGCACCGCATTAGGGAAATGTTGAGAGATAAAGCTCCGCAAATGTTGGGTGAAAATAAGATGGTAGAAACCGATGCCACATATATCGGTGGTAAGGAATCAAACAAGCATTTACGCAAAAGACGTTCACAGGATGATAAAAACTTAACTAATGAAGGTAAACCTTATAAAGCTAAGAAAGCTATCATAGGAATCATTGAGCGTGACGGCAAGGTAGCTTTAAAGCACGTTTCGGGAGAAACCACCAACAATATGGTAGATTTTGTCAAAACCCACGTGCCTGCCGATAGCACCATCTATTCAGATGAAGCAGCAGCCTACAAGCAGTTGAAGAAAACGTATAAGCACGATAATGTTAAGCACTCTTTGAATATCTATGTTGAAGGTCAAGTGCATACCAATACAATAGAAAACTTTTGGAGTGTTTTAAAGCGTGGTCTGTATGGGGTTTACCATCAAGTGAGCGATAAGCACATTAGCCGCTACCTTGATGAATATGCTGCTAGGTTCAATAACAGGACTTTGACCTCTAACGAGCGTTTTAATCAGTTTTTGGAGGATTCGGAGAGTGTTTTGAGCTATAAGGAACTTACGGCATTATCATAA
- a CDS encoding DUF2391 family protein, producing MESQKTFTKRIGGYLHKMTPVTDASGKLLHYVTKPLMVELKPRDVMQIIIGSTILALPVAYTEEAWKLGEELPLLNVGFLSMISLVFIALFVFFNFYRFNIKGHVFNYIKRVIATYLISIVVVAVLLTIIQRCPWETDFMLAIKRIIVVAFPASMSATISDVLK from the coding sequence ATGGAAAGCCAAAAAACATTTACAAAACGAATTGGGGGCTATCTACATAAAATGACTCCCGTTACAGACGCTAGTGGAAAACTACTTCATTATGTGACAAAACCTTTAATGGTAGAACTAAAACCCAGGGATGTAATGCAGATTATCATTGGATCTACAATTTTGGCACTTCCAGTAGCTTACACAGAGGAAGCCTGGAAATTGGGAGAAGAATTGCCTCTATTGAACGTTGGGTTTCTTTCCATGATATCACTTGTTTTCATTGCCCTTTTCGTTTTCTTTAACTTCTATCGCTTTAATATTAAGGGACATGTTTTCAACTATATTAAAAGAGTAATCGCAACTTACCTTATCTCAATAGTGGTTGTGGCAGTTTTACTTACCATAATACAAAGATGCCCTTGGGAAACAGATTTTATGTTGGCAATAAAACGCATAATCGTAGTTGCCTTTCCCGCTTCAATGAGCGCAACCATAAGTGATGTGCTAAAATAG
- a CDS encoding carbonic anhydrase family protein codes for MKTIWITTGIFLALTTIGFAQATDGFETSNETIEIDRSSILVENVLSKEEQSALTPDEVYNSLAAGNERFVRSDLTARDHSIQIRESATGQYPKAIILSCVDSRIPVEDVFDKGIGDIFVARVAGNFINDDILGSMEFATKVAGAKLILVMGHENCGAIHAAIDGAELGHITKMLKNIQPAIEQSTKSEGPKSSKNRLFVHEVSENNVRHAMEMVVKESDLLRTMVENGEIGIKGAVYDMDTGVVNFIH; via the coding sequence ATGAAAACAATTTGGATTACCACAGGTATTTTTTTAGCATTGACAACAATAGGTTTTGCCCAAGCAACAGATGGTTTCGAAACTTCCAATGAGACCATAGAAATTGATAGAAGCAGCATTTTAGTGGAGAATGTGTTGAGCAAGGAAGAGCAATCTGCGCTTACACCTGACGAGGTATACAATAGTTTGGCCGCAGGCAACGAAAGGTTTGTTAGAAGTGACCTTACGGCAAGGGATCATTCCATACAGATACGGGAAAGTGCCACAGGCCAATACCCCAAAGCTATCATACTTTCATGTGTTGACAGTAGAATTCCGGTAGAGGATGTATTTGATAAGGGAATAGGTGACATTTTCGTTGCAAGGGTTGCAGGTAATTTTATCAATGATGATATTCTTGGAAGCATGGAATTTGCCACCAAGGTTGCAGGAGCAAAACTTATTCTGGTAATGGGGCATGAGAATTGCGGGGCTATTCATGCGGCGATTGATGGTGCTGAATTGGGACATATCACTAAAATGCTCAAGAACATTCAACCGGCAATTGAACAATCTACTAAGTCTGAGGGTCCAAAATCATCTAAAAATAGATTGTTTGTTCATGAAGTGAGTGAAAACAATGTTCGCCATGCCATGGAAATGGTAGTAAAAGAAAGTGATTTATTAAGGACAATGGTAGAAAATGGGGAGATTGGGATTAAAGGCGCCGTTTATGATATGGATACCGGAGTAGTGAACTTTATTCATTAG
- a CDS encoding GNAT family N-acetyltransferase has product METWLNPTTLEGHLVRLIPMEISHESDLLTAASDGNLWELWYTSVPSPDTVGDYIANALMEQQEKRSLPFVILDKTSGKVVGTTRFLRADAPHRRVEIGSTWYAKSVQRTGVNTECKYLLLKHAFETLKTVAVEFRTHFHNHPSRNAILRLGAKQEGIIRNHRIDHNGNLRDTVLFSILNSEWPTVKTSLEFKMSRKY; this is encoded by the coding sequence ATGGAAACATGGTTAAACCCAACAACTCTTGAAGGCCATTTAGTCAGACTTATTCCAATGGAAATTTCCCATGAATCCGATTTGTTGACAGCAGCTTCTGATGGTAATTTATGGGAGTTATGGTATACTTCGGTCCCCTCACCAGATACCGTTGGAGACTATATCGCAAATGCATTGATGGAACAACAGGAGAAACGTTCGCTCCCATTTGTTATTTTGGACAAAACTTCTGGGAAGGTGGTTGGAACAACCAGATTCTTGCGTGCCGATGCCCCTCACAGAAGGGTGGAAATTGGCTCCACTTGGTATGCCAAAAGTGTCCAACGCACAGGTGTCAACACCGAATGCAAGTATCTTCTACTAAAACATGCTTTTGAAACATTAAAGACTGTTGCCGTTGAATTCAGGACCCATTTTCACAACCACCCATCAAGAAATGCAATTTTGAGATTAGGAGCCAAGCAAGAAGGTATCATTAGAAATCACAGAATTGATCATAATGGAAATTTAAGGGACACTGTTTTATTTTCAATTTTGAACAGCGAATGGCCAACAGTAAAAACTTCATTGGAGTTTAAGATGAGTCGAAAGTATTAG
- a CDS encoding glycerate kinase: protein MKFVIAPDKYKGSLSGREFCEAVDSGIKMVFPNALVIKKPLADGGDGTLEVVKDYLNASEVKIVVNDPLFRKIEAKYLLSKDKKTAYIEMSEASGYALLNKDEMNCMHTSSLGTGELIADALKNGVKAIILGIGGSATNDGGMGTAVALGYKFLDEYGNELKPIGENLIKVKEIDTSRIISILSDVEIKVACDVANPFYGENGAAKIYGPQKGASKEEVEFLDEGLRNLADVMKTTFDIDVQKIAGAGAAGGMGGGAMVFLDANLTSGIDLIMELANFKNTIEDADWIITGEGQLDHQTISGKTITGVLKSAKSKNVPVAALCGSVDVSINEIQEMGLDYAVSILNKIHDWEEAKASSHKNLEQAAYNFANLLKISKH from the coding sequence ATGAAGTTTGTAATTGCTCCGGATAAGTATAAAGGCTCTTTGTCAGGAAGGGAGTTCTGCGAAGCTGTTGACAGTGGGATCAAAATGGTTTTTCCAAACGCCTTGGTTATTAAAAAACCGTTGGCCGATGGGGGGGATGGCACCTTGGAAGTGGTTAAGGACTATTTGAATGCTTCTGAGGTCAAAATCGTTGTCAATGACCCTCTGTTTCGAAAAATTGAGGCCAAATACCTATTATCCAAGGATAAAAAAACCGCATATATTGAAATGTCGGAGGCTTCTGGCTATGCGTTGCTCAATAAAGATGAGATGAATTGTATGCATACTTCCTCACTAGGTACTGGGGAGTTAATTGCGGACGCTTTGAAAAATGGTGTCAAAGCAATAATTCTAGGTATAGGAGGGAGTGCAACAAATGATGGTGGAATGGGAACCGCCGTAGCTCTAGGATATAAGTTTTTGGATGAATATGGAAATGAATTGAAGCCCATAGGGGAAAACCTAATCAAAGTAAAAGAAATTGATACCAGTAGAATAATCAGTATACTTTCCGATGTTGAAATCAAAGTGGCTTGCGATGTTGCCAACCCATTTTATGGTGAAAATGGAGCTGCTAAAATCTATGGCCCCCAAAAGGGAGCTTCAAAAGAAGAAGTTGAATTTTTGGATGAAGGATTGAGGAATTTGGCGGATGTAATGAAAACCACGTTTGATATAGATGTACAAAAAATAGCAGGAGCTGGTGCTGCTGGAGGAATGGGAGGTGGAGCAATGGTTTTCTTGGATGCAAATCTTACCTCTGGAATAGATTTGATTATGGAATTGGCAAATTTTAAAAATACAATAGAGGATGCAGATTGGATTATTACCGGAGAAGGTCAGTTGGACCATCAAACCATATCTGGAAAAACCATCACAGGAGTGCTGAAATCTGCCAAGTCCAAAAACGTCCCCGTTGCTGCTTTGTGTGGCTCCGTAGATGTTTCAATTAATGAGATTCAGGAAATGGGCCTTGACTATGCGGTGTCCATATTAAATAAAATCCATGATTGGGAAGAAGCAAAGGCAAGCTCCCATAAAAACTTGGAACAAGCGGCATACAATTTTGCCAATCTTTTAAAAATAAGTAAGCACTAA
- a CDS encoding SIMPL domain-containing protein, with protein MMKQLLIPVFSFLFTTLVIGQSKNFLDVPYLETSAKVDTLVTPDKIYLNIVIQEKDSKGRKSVEEQENKMAQSLRSLGIDLDKQLVIKDLSSNFKKYFLRSKEVLKSKQYSLEVYDGLTAGKVMVALEKLDIANASLEKTEYSKMDALELELKSRAVKKAKMKAEALTTPLNQKVGLAIHILDTSTPYYARYNQAPRMEMKTMAMDMAESEPLDIDFEKIKVETTVNIKFMLSK; from the coding sequence ATGATGAAACAGCTACTTATACCCGTTTTCAGTTTTTTATTTACGACTCTAGTTATAGGTCAATCCAAAAACTTTTTGGATGTTCCATACCTTGAAACCTCTGCAAAGGTGGATACCTTGGTAACCCCAGATAAAATTTACCTGAACATTGTTATTCAGGAAAAAGATTCAAAAGGCAGAAAATCTGTTGAGGAACAGGAAAACAAAATGGCCCAAAGTCTACGGTCTTTGGGAATAGACCTGGACAAACAATTGGTGATCAAAGACCTAAGCAGTAACTTTAAGAAGTATTTTTTACGTTCAAAGGAAGTACTTAAAAGCAAGCAATATTCCTTGGAAGTATACGATGGCTTAACCGCTGGAAAAGTTATGGTCGCCCTGGAAAAACTTGATATTGCCAATGCTTCTCTTGAAAAGACCGAATATTCAAAAATGGATGCATTGGAGCTGGAACTGAAGTCGAGGGCCGTTAAAAAAGCAAAAATGAAAGCTGAAGCATTGACCACTCCCCTTAATCAGAAAGTAGGTTTAGCCATCCATATTTTGGATACTTCAACTCCTTATTACGCAAGATACAATCAAGCTCCCCGTATGGAGATGAAAACAATGGCGATGGATATGGCCGAATCGGAGCCTTTGGACATCGATTTTGAGAAAATAAAAGTAGAGACCACGGTAAATATTAAGTTCATGTTGTCCAAATAA
- a CDS encoding DUF6265 family protein, with protein MRALFFVFLLNCAWLSAQDTLQLQEGQYPPKGNLEQVSWITGHWQGEVFGGISEEIWSAPDGDSMMFVFRLVNEGKVTFYEIGHMREIDNTLLMQLKHFDGNLKGWESKDETVDFKLVKIEANKVYFEGITYELISENEMHVYVLVEGKEVLFKYRKS; from the coding sequence ATGAGGGCTCTATTTTTTGTATTTCTTTTGAATTGTGCATGGCTGTCAGCGCAAGATACACTGCAACTCCAAGAAGGACAGTATCCCCCTAAAGGGAACTTGGAACAAGTATCCTGGATTACCGGTCATTGGCAGGGCGAGGTCTTTGGTGGTATTTCAGAAGAAATCTGGAGTGCGCCTGATGGAGATTCCATGATGTTCGTTTTTAGATTGGTCAATGAAGGTAAGGTCACTTTTTATGAAATAGGACATATGCGGGAAATTGACAATACCCTTCTGATGCAGTTAAAGCATTTTGATGGGAATCTCAAAGGCTGGGAAAGCAAAGACGAAACCGTAGATTTTAAACTGGTGAAAATAGAAGCGAACAAGGTATATTTTGAAGGGATTACCTATGAGCTGATCAGTGAGAATGAAATGCATGTGTATGTCTTGGTTGAAGGAAAGGAAGTGTTGTTTAAGTATCGGAAATCCTGA
- a CDS encoding TetR/AcrR family transcriptional regulator, whose amino-acid sequence MPRIKQFDEKEILNKAMELFWEKGFHATSIQSLVSHLGINRASLYDTFGGKDELFNRAFEEYRNTAGKQLKSIFDKESTVREGIKKLFDVAIEEAITDEARKGCFVVNTTTELIPGDEALRKVIQDNNINVQRLFINYIQKGIDKGEFKASKDAKSIGLMLFTLYSGLRVVAKVDAAPNKLRLMVNAGLSVLD is encoded by the coding sequence ATGCCAAGAATAAAGCAATTTGATGAAAAGGAAATATTGAACAAGGCAATGGAACTCTTTTGGGAAAAAGGGTTCCATGCCACTTCAATACAAAGTTTGGTATCCCACTTGGGAATCAATAGGGCGAGTCTCTATGATACGTTTGGGGGTAAGGATGAACTTTTTAATCGAGCTTTTGAGGAATATAGAAACACGGCAGGAAAACAGCTCAAATCAATTTTTGACAAAGAAAGCACAGTGCGGGAAGGAATTAAAAAACTGTTTGATGTTGCTATTGAGGAAGCCATCACCGATGAAGCCCGCAAAGGTTGTTTTGTTGTTAATACCACCACCGAGCTTATTCCAGGGGATGAAGCCCTTCGTAAGGTGATACAGGATAACAATATAAACGTGCAACGTCTTTTTATCAATTATATCCAAAAGGGTATCGACAAGGGGGAGTTTAAGGCCTCAAAAGATGCCAAAAGCATTGGGTTAATGCTTTTTACACTGTATAGTGGCTTGCGGGTTGTGGCCAAAGTGGATGCTGCCCCCAATAAATTAAGACTTATGGTCAATGCGGGTTTGTCCGTACTGGACTGA
- a CDS encoding SDR family oxidoreductase, whose amino-acid sequence MKKLENKVAVITGATSGMGLQTAKRYLEEGAKVVLTGRSQEKLAALENELSGDYLLVKAEASSISDSKDLIAKTVEKFGKIDVLFLNAGVFRLETIDGLTEEIFDEVHNINVKGPLFTVKAAYNDLNEGASIIFNTSITNVKGFGGMAAYAASKAALRSVTRTLASEFGPKGIRVNAIAPGPIDTPIYGKHNVPQENIDELATSLPSMVSLGRFGNADEVATTALFLASSDSSYITGAEIPVDGGLAQV is encoded by the coding sequence ATGAAAAAACTAGAAAACAAAGTAGCAGTAATTACAGGAGCAACAAGTGGTATGGGCTTGCAAACAGCAAAAAGGTATTTGGAAGAGGGCGCAAAGGTGGTCTTGACGGGTAGAAGTCAGGAGAAATTGGCTGCGTTGGAAAATGAACTTTCAGGGGACTACCTTTTGGTAAAGGCGGAAGCTTCAAGTATTTCGGACAGTAAGGATTTGATTGCAAAAACCGTTGAAAAATTTGGAAAGATTGATGTATTGTTCCTAAATGCAGGAGTATTTAGATTGGAGACCATTGATGGTCTTACCGAAGAAATTTTTGATGAAGTGCATAACATTAACGTAAAGGGGCCACTATTTACTGTGAAGGCAGCTTACAATGATTTAAATGAAGGGGCAAGCATTATTTTTAACACCTCTATCACAAATGTAAAAGGATTTGGTGGGATGGCCGCTTATGCAGCCAGTAAGGCCGCCTTGCGTTCTGTGACAAGAACCTTAGCCTCAGAGTTTGGTCCAAAAGGGATTCGCGTGAACGCCATTGCCCCAGGACCGATTGACACTCCGATTTATGGAAAACACAATGTGCCACAAGAGAATATAGATGAACTAGCTACCAGTCTACCATCTATGGTATCATTGGGAAGGTTTGGCAATGCGGATGAGGTGGCGACAACCGCTTTATTTTTGGCTTCCTCCGATAGTAGTTATATAACAGGTGCCGAAATACCGGTGGATGGTGGTCTTGCACAAGTATAG